A region of the Candidatus Omnitrophota bacterium genome:
GCCCTTGCCCTGCCGAAAAGTGCGGTAGCGCGCAAGTCGTCATCTTTAGAATCGTTCAGGCATTTATTAAAATAAACTATTGCTTCGCCGGCATTGCCGTTCTTTAGATAAGCGAGGGCCAATTTACATTCCGCATATTGCAGCCAATCGGCAGCGCCGGCACAATCGATTGCCTTTTTAAAATCAGATACCGCGCTCGCGAAATCCCCTTTTTTATAATAGATTTCGCCTCTCATGTAATGGACCTTACCTATTTCCGAAGAAAGCGGAAAATGGCCGATAAAGAGGCCTATCTCATTCTCGGCCTCTTCTGTCTGATTATTCTGGAAGAATATATCGCAGATCATATAGCGGGCCTTCGGACTAAGCGTATTATGCGGGAATTTTGACGCCATCTCCTTAAAAGCGCTTATGGCGTGCTCGTTCTCCCCCATTTTATGATAGCACCACCCCTTTGAATAGTAAGCGTATACTATATATGAAGAGGCGGGATATATATCGATAAGTTTTTGATAATATTCAAGCGCTCTTGCGTAGTCGCCAATAGCGAAATGCGTCTCGGCAAGCCAATATACGGCTTCGTCCGAAAAAGCAGCGCTGTCCGGCTTTTCGAGTATATATTCAAATTCGTATCTGGCTCTCTCCAGCTTATTAAGCTTAAAATACGATCTTCCGAGATAAAGATGGGCAGGTACAACCTCTTTTGAGGCGGGATAATTGCCAATAAAAATGATCAGTCTATCTTTTGCGATATCGTAAAACTCATCTTCAAATGCCTGCCTCGCGAAAAGAAAGTCCTTCTCTTCGCTGGAAAAAGCTATACCTTGACCGAGGGGTGATAAAAATGCGCATGAGCACATAAGTAGTATAATTATAGTATAATATGCCCTATGTGTTCCCATTGTATTCTCATGCCGTAATTGGTTGGTAGTTGGGTATTATAGCAGGGTTATATTACCAATTCAAGCTATTTTTGCGATATGCATATTAAGGAAAGGATATCTGTTGCGCTGAGACTAAACTAACAGCTTTTTGAGGTATTGGCCTGTATATGAGCGGCTGTTATTCGCGACTTCTTCAGGCGTACCCGAGGCAACGACCCTGCCTCCCTCGTCTCCGCCTTCGGGCCCGAGGTCTATGATATAATCGGAACTCTTTACCACATCCAGGTTGTGCTCTATCACGACGACAGTATTTCCGGCATCCGCTAGCGCCTGAAGGACTTTCAAAAGCCGGTCTATATCGGCGAAATGAAGGCCGGTTGTCGGCTCGTCCAATATATAAAGCGTCTTTCCTGTCGCCCTGCGCGAAAGCTCAGAGGAAAGTTTTATCCTTTGCGCCTCTCCGCCGGATAGTGTCGTTGCCGATTGGCCCAGGCGTATATAACCAAGGCCTACATTGTGAAGCGTCTCAAGTTTAGCCTTCACAGCCGGTATGTTCTTGAGCACATCCAGCGCCTGTTCCACGCTCATCTCAAGGACATCCGAAATTGAATAGCCCTTATATTTTACTTCCAGTGTCTGCTCGTTAAAGCGCTTGCCCTTACAGGCCTCGCACGTCACATAAACGTCCGGCAGAAAATGCATCTCGATCTTTTTTATACCGTCGCCCGCGCAGGCCTCGCACCTTCCCCCCTTTACGTTAAAACTGAACCTGCCCGGCCTATACCCTCTAATCTTCGACTCAGGAAGCCGGCTGAAGAGATCGCGTATGGGGCTGTAAGCGCCTGTATATGTGGCGGGGTTTGAGCGCGGCGTCCGCCCTATGGGCGACTGATCTATGACGATTACCTTGTCTATATTTTCGACACCAAGGATCGCTCTGTGCTTGCCGGGTTTTAATTTTGCCCTGTATATCTTTTTTGCAAGCGCGCGGTATAATATCTCGTCTATAAGCGTACTTTTACCGGAACCGGATACCCCGGTAATCGCGACAAAAAGTCCGAGTGGGATCTTTACATCTATATTCTTAAGGTTATGCTCACAGGCGCCGATTATAGTTATAGCCTTCTTGGGTTTTTGACGCCTTCGCATTTTCGGTATTTCTATCTGAAGTTCGCCGTTTAAGTACTGCGCGGTAAGTGATTTTTTGTTTTTGAGTATTTCTTTTAGCGCGCCGGCGGCCACTATTTCCCCGCCCGCCTCTCCGGCGCCCGGGCCAAGGTCTACGATATAATCGGCCTTTCTTATTGTAGCCTCGTCATGCTCTACGATAATAAGAGTATTGCCGAGATCGCGAAGGGCCGTGAGAGTATCCAGCAATTTTGAATTGTCCCTCTGATGCAGCCCTATGCTCGGCTCATCAAGTATGTAAAGGACTCCTACAAGCCCCGCTCCTATCTGCGTCGCGAGGCGTATCCTCTGCGCTTCTCCGCCGGAGAGTGTCGAGCTTACACGGTCAAGCGTAAGATAATCAAGCCCGACATCCGACATGAACCGGAGGCGCATCTTTACCTCCTTGACCGCCTCCCTGCTTATAAACATATCTTCTTTGCTCAATTTTAAATTACCGAAGAATCGCGCCGCTTCGGTAATGGACATCTTGGTAATGTCCATAATATTTTTATTTCCTATTGTGACCGAGAGGCTTTCTTTCTTAAGCCGGGCGCCATTGCATTTCGGGCATGGCTGCTCGCTCATAAACTTATTTATCTCTGTCTTTATATATTCGCTTTTCGTCTCTACAAAACGCCGTTCAAGATTCGGTATCACCCCTTCAAAGTATCCGCCCCTATCCTGATCGCCGTACAGTATTACGTCTTTTGTTTCTTTTTTTAAATCTTTAAAAGGCGTATGCGCGTCAAAGTTGTAATCGCCGGCGACGGAGCGGAGAAGCCTCCGGTAATAAAGTATAAGCCCCCTTCCGCCCTTTTTCCACGGCAGTACCGCTTCCAAAAGCGGCCTGGATTTGTCGGGGGCGATAAGGTCCGGGTCTATTTCCATTTTATTACCCAGGCCGCCGCAAGAGGCACATGCGCCATACGGCGAATTAAAAGAGAACATGCGCGGCGCCAGTTCTTCGTAGCTTATGCCGCAGTCGGCACAGGCATACAGCTCGCTGAAAAGCACATCGTCTTTGGGCGAGTTTTCATATACGATCAAAGACCCTCTTCCGATTTTAAGCGCCGTCTCTACGGAATCTGTCAGCCGCCTCGAAGCGTCCTTTTTGACTGCCAATCTGTCAACTACTGCTTCGACCGAATGTTTTTCGTTCTTTGCAAGGCGTATATCTTCGTCGAGCTCTCTGATCTTTCCGTCAACGCGGGCGCGGACAAAGCCTTCTTTTCGTATTTCGTCAAATATATCCTTATGCTCGCCTTTTTTGCCTTTTATTCTCGGGGCGAGGATCACTATGTTTTTGCCGCTCTTTGAATTCATTATGCTTTCCACTATCCGCGCGGCATCCTGCCTCGTTATCTCTTTTCCGCATTTATAGCAATGCGTTTTTCCAACGCGCGCGAAAAGGAGGCGGAGATAATCGTATATCTCGGTGGCTGTTCCGACGGTAGAGCGCGGGTTTGATCCGGCGCTCCGTTGCTCTATGCTTATGGCGGGCGAGAGGCCTTCTATATATTCGACATTCGGCTTTTGCAGTTGTTCCAGGAATTGGCGGGCGTAGCTTGAGAGGCTTTCAACGTAGCGGCGCTGGCCTTCGGCGTAAATGGTGTCAAAGGCAAGCGACGACTTTCCGGAACCGCTCAAGCCTGTTACGACAACGAGCTTGTTGCGCGGTATCCTGACGTCGATGTTCTTGAGGTTATGCTCCCTCGCGCCTTTTACAAATATATATTCTTTTTCCATGTTATTCTAGCGCTTCTCCCATCAAATCATATTCTAGCGTGCCGGTAATCTTTACTTTTGCGAAGTCGCCGGGCTTTAGTCCGCGGCCCTTCACGAATACTTCGCCGTCTACTTCCGGGGCGTCGCCTTCGGTCCTGCCGATATACGAGTCC
Encoded here:
- the uvrA gene encoding excinuclease ABC subunit UvrA is translated as MEKEYIFVKGAREHNLKNIDVRIPRNKLVVVTGLSGSGKSSLAFDTIYAEGQRRYVESLSSYARQFLEQLQKPNVEYIEGLSPAISIEQRSAGSNPRSTVGTATEIYDYLRLLFARVGKTHCYKCGKEITRQDAARIVESIMNSKSGKNIVILAPRIKGKKGEHKDIFDEIRKEGFVRARVDGKIRELDEDIRLAKNEKHSVEAVVDRLAVKKDASRRLTDSVETALKIGRGSLIVYENSPKDDVLFSELYACADCGISYEELAPRMFSFNSPYGACASCGGLGNKMEIDPDLIAPDKSRPLLEAVLPWKKGGRGLILYYRRLLRSVAGDYNFDAHTPFKDLKKETKDVILYGDQDRGGYFEGVIPNLERRFVETKSEYIKTEINKFMSEQPCPKCNGARLKKESLSVTIGNKNIMDITKMSITEAARFFGNLKLSKEDMFISREAVKEVKMRLRFMSDVGLDYLTLDRVSSTLSGGEAQRIRLATQIGAGLVGVLYILDEPSIGLHQRDNSKLLDTLTALRDLGNTLIIVEHDEATIRKADYIVDLGPGAGEAGGEIVAAGALKEILKNKKSLTAQYLNGELQIEIPKMRRRQKPKKAITIIGACEHNLKNIDVKIPLGLFVAITGVSGSGKSTLIDEILYRALAKKIYRAKLKPGKHRAILGVENIDKVIVIDQSPIGRTPRSNPATYTGAYSPIRDLFSRLPESKIRGYRPGRFSFNVKGGRCEACAGDGIKKIEMHFLPDVYVTCEACKGKRFNEQTLEVKYKGYSISDVLEMSVEQALDVLKNIPAVKAKLETLHNVGLGYIRLGQSATTLSGGEAQRIKLSSELSRRATGKTLYILDEPTTGLHFADIDRLLKVLQALADAGNTVVVIEHNLDVVKSSDYIIDLGPEGGDEGGRVVASGTPEEVANNSRSYTGQYLKKLLV